A region of the Oceanihabitans sp. IOP_32 genome:
CCGTACCTTTTAGATACGTGTCATTTTTCGCCTTTTCATCGCCATCAAAAGCAGGAATAATGGCAATAGCTTTACCACCAATAAGACCAGTTTCATAAAGTTCTGCTCTACTGTTTTTCGAAAACTCAAAATCGTTGTTAACCAAAAGCTTTATTAGTATTTGCCCAGAATTGTCGTCTGTAAAACCAATATTGGCCACTTTCCCCACAGGGAAACCATTGATGGTAACTGGTGTAGATGCCGATATCCCTTCAACATTATCGTAAACCACAAAAAACGATCGCGACGCGTCTAATAAATTCTGTCCTTTTAAATAATTGTAGCCAAAAATAACAAGTATAATTCCTGAGACAACTAAGATGGCGGTTTTAATTTCTTTTGATAATTTCAAAATATGGGTGTTTAGTTAAACAAATTTAAGGTAATTTTAATGAATCTCTCTAATTAGCTGCCAATTTTAATGCTTCAGATAAAGATATTTTCTTACCATTTTTAAACGCCACAATAAAACCCGTTTTAAAACCTGCTTGTTTTACTTCAGCTTCCAAATTTTTAGCGGTACTGTAGGTTGAAGTTTCCCCATAAAAATACCGGTAAAGCTTGTTTTCTTTTACTTTAGAAATATTATTTAAGCCTTTAAAGTTATACGGTTTTGTCTCTATTGATTTTGAGCTTGCAGCGATTTGAATTTTAAAAGTCACATCGCTTAAAACCGCTTCAACAGCCTGAGAATTTGGAGTGTCCTGAACATAAAATTGATTATCTACATTAAGGTACAAGTTATTCTTATATTTCAAAATAGCATCTTTTATGGCCAAAGCCATTTCTTGTTGTCCTTTTTTAGAGTTTAAATAAGCGCCTTCTTTTTTATGACTTAAAAAACCAAGTTCAATTAACACACTTGGCATAACCGTTTGATGCAATACAATAAACCCCGCTTGTTTAACTTTGCGGTCATTTCGCTTTAATTCTCTCGTAAACTTGTTTTGAATTAATCCAGCAAGCTCAATACTTTGGTCCAAATACTCCTCTTGCCCTAACATTAAACTTAAAACGGATTCTGGTGAATTGGGATCAAAGCCGCCATAATTTTTCTCGTAGTCCTGTTCGTATAAAATTACCGAGTTCTCTTTCTTAGCAATTTCTAAATTGGTTTGACTTCTATGGGTACCCAAAACAAACGTTTCTGCACCATGCGCTTGCGAATTATGCGAATTACAATGTACCGA
Encoded here:
- a CDS encoding N-acetylmuramoyl-L-alanine amidase, giving the protein MQTNKILVFLSLIVVFVSSSFTKIQDYQKGDKFIVVLDAGHGGRDPGTMGGGYKEKDIALKVVLSIGKELEKNPDIEVIYTRKKDVFVDLYKRGQIANKANADLFISVHCNSHNSQAHGAETFVLGTHRSQTNLEIAKKENSVILYEQDYEKNYGGFDPNSPESVLSLMLGQEEYLDQSIELAGLIQNKFTRELKRNDRKVKQAGFIVLHQTVMPSVLIELGFLSHKKEGAYLNSKKGQQEMALAIKDAILKYKNNLYLNVDNQFYVQDTPNSQAVEAVLSDVTFKIQIAASSKSIETKPYNFKGLNNISKVKENKLYRYFYGETSTYSTAKNLEAEVKQAGFKTGFIVAFKNGKKISLSEALKLAAN